In the genome of Nonlabens sp. MB-3u-79, one region contains:
- the kdsB gene encoding 3-deoxy-manno-octulosonate cytidylyltransferase, with product MKKIAVIPARFEASRFPGKLMKDLCGKSVILRTYEAALHTGLFDQVLVATDSTVIYDEIINNGGEAVMSRRDHQTGSDRIAEAVENYEADVVINVQGDEPFTNQADLKKLIEVFENDPRKEISLASLMHEIKDQEDIQNPNNVKVITDLSGHALYFSRSIIPFPRDENVKQPVFKHIGIYAFRKEALLDFYHQSPTPLELSEKIECIRYLEHGKKIKMIATDHLSIGIDTAQDLEKAVVQWKQLYN from the coding sequence ATGAAAAAAATAGCGGTTATTCCAGCACGTTTTGAAGCCAGTAGATTTCCTGGAAAACTCATGAAAGATCTTTGTGGGAAGTCAGTGATCTTGCGAACTTATGAAGCAGCTTTACACACCGGTCTTTTTGACCAAGTTCTTGTTGCGACAGATAGTACAGTGATCTATGATGAGATCATTAATAATGGGGGAGAAGCAGTAATGAGCCGCAGAGATCACCAAACAGGAAGTGATCGCATCGCAGAAGCGGTGGAGAATTATGAAGCAGACGTGGTCATTAACGTTCAAGGTGATGAGCCATTTACCAATCAAGCCGATCTTAAAAAGCTTATTGAAGTATTTGAAAATGATCCTAGGAAAGAAATTTCCTTAGCTTCTTTAATGCACGAAATCAAGGATCAAGAAGATATTCAAAATCCCAATAATGTAAAAGTGATTACAGACTTGAGTGGTCATGCCTTGTATTTTTCACGTTCGATTATTCCATTTCCTAGGGACGAGAACGTTAAGCAACCCGTTTTTAAACACATAGGGATTTATGCTTTTAGAAAAGAGGCTTTATTAGATTTTTATCATCAATCCCCGACACCATTAGAGTTGTCAGAAAAGATTGAGTGTATACGGTACCTGGAGCATGGTAAGAAAATTAAAATGATTGCTACAGATCACCTTAGTATAGGAATTGACACAGCACAAGACTTAGAGAAAGCAGTTGTCCAATGGAAGCAACTGTATAATTGA
- a CDS encoding GNAT family N-acetyltransferase: MNTSTTLEITDNEFLRQYECRKGDMLAKIEYAQQERKIFLTKLIVPEELEDDVEFRNEFLTAVFENIKNEKKLKVVPTHPKIAGFVRKNRMKYKDMLPVGIAI; this comes from the coding sequence ATGAATACCTCTACTACCTTAGAAATTACTGACAATGAATTTTTACGTCAGTACGAGTGTCGCAAAGGCGACATGTTGGCAAAAATTGAATATGCCCAGCAAGAGAGAAAAATATTCCTAACTAAATTAATTGTCCCTGAAGAATTAGAGGATGATGTAGAATTTAGAAACGAATTTTTAACTGCTGTATTTGAAAATATTAAAAATGAGAAAAAACTCAAAGTGGTTCCTACTCATCCTAAAATTGCAGGTTTTGTAAGAAAAAACCGCATGAAATACAAGGACATGCTTCCGGTTGGAATTGCTATTTAA
- a CDS encoding alpha/beta fold hydrolase yields the protein MKHVYLMPGMAASSLIFEHIKLPENEFTLHYLEWIIPHKQESLTSYVSRLLKLVTHKNPVLIGVSFGGIIVQEMAKLIAVDKLILISTVKSNKEFPRRMRFSRRLGLHKIFPTSLVESFDVLSNYSFGIAPKKIEMYKKYLSVNSSVYLDWALDTIINWDQEESLPGVIHIHGDADPVFPIKYINDCIVIPKGAHVMIVNRYRWFNEHLPELILS from the coding sequence ATGAAACACGTTTATCTTATGCCAGGTATGGCAGCTTCTTCCTTGATTTTTGAGCATATCAAACTGCCCGAGAATGAATTCACTCTACATTATTTAGAATGGATTATACCTCATAAACAGGAAAGCTTGACTTCCTATGTCAGTCGCTTGTTAAAATTAGTTACTCATAAGAACCCTGTGCTTATAGGGGTTTCATTTGGCGGTATAATTGTACAGGAGATGGCAAAACTGATAGCCGTGGATAAACTTATTCTTATTTCAACCGTTAAATCCAACAAAGAATTCCCAAGAAGGATGCGTTTTTCCAGAAGGCTAGGTTTGCATAAGATTTTTCCTACCAGCCTGGTAGAAAGTTTTGATGTATTGAGTAACTACAGTTTTGGTATTGCTCCTAAAAAGATAGAAATGTATAAAAAATACCTTTCTGTAAATAGTTCTGTTTACCTGGACTGGGCACTGGACACCATAATCAATTGGGATCAAGAAGAATCATTACCGGGTGTTATTCATATTCATGGCGATGCAGACCCTGTTTTTCCAATTAAATATATTAATGATTGCATCGTTATTCCTAAGGGGGCTCATGTAATGATTGTGAATAGATACCGATGGTTCAATGAACACTTGCCAGAACTTATTCTTTCCTGA
- a CDS encoding lytic transglycosylase domain-containing protein, with translation MKKILLGAGIAIVFIVIISAIQQGGAASNTTTIGALNTSTTVKVEKRVQDYNVYSVNLPKSLDFAGEAVPLHQPDIKERVDREFLVNTYWQSNGILLIKRAQKYFPIIEPILAENGVPDDFKYLAVIESGLQNVSSPAGARGFWQIMTGTGRELGLEVNDNVDERYHIEMSTKAACDYLKESKSKFGSWTLAGAAYNAGNGGINKQLEAQGVGSYYDLLLGEETGRYVFRILALKEILKNPKNFGFNVDPSHGYEVIPTKNVLVDYEVDDLSAFAKANDINYKILKIHNPWLREPSLNNKSKKEYTIAIPEKGYYN, from the coding sequence ATGAAAAAGATACTTTTAGGGGCTGGAATAGCCATCGTTTTTATAGTTATTATTAGTGCTATCCAACAAGGAGGAGCTGCTTCTAATACAACTACAATTGGAGCTTTGAATACATCGACTACGGTAAAAGTGGAAAAGCGTGTACAAGATTATAATGTATACAGTGTCAACTTACCTAAAAGTCTTGATTTTGCTGGTGAAGCAGTACCGCTTCATCAACCAGATATAAAAGAACGTGTTGATCGTGAGTTTTTAGTAAACACCTACTGGCAATCCAATGGTATATTACTGATTAAACGAGCCCAAAAATATTTCCCAATTATTGAGCCTATTCTTGCAGAAAATGGTGTTCCAGACGATTTTAAATATCTAGCGGTTATAGAAAGTGGTTTGCAAAATGTTAGTTCTCCGGCTGGAGCGAGAGGTTTTTGGCAAATTATGACTGGAACAGGCAGGGAATTAGGATTAGAAGTAAATGACAATGTTGATGAACGCTACCATATAGAAATGTCAACTAAAGCAGCATGTGACTATTTAAAGGAAAGCAAATCAAAATTTGGTTCTTGGACTCTTGCGGGAGCTGCCTATAATGCCGGTAACGGAGGAATTAACAAACAATTAGAAGCCCAAGGAGTAGGGAGTTATTACGATCTTCTTTTAGGAGAAGAAACGGGTCGTTATGTTTTCAGAATTTTAGCTCTCAAAGAGATTCTTAAAAACCCGAAGAACTTTGGCTTTAATGTAGACCCTAGTCATGGGTATGAAGTTATTCCTACTAAAAATGTATTGGTAGATTACGAGGTGGATGATCTTTCCGCTTTCGCGAAAGCTAATGACATTAATTATAAGATTCTTAAAATCCACAACCCGTGGTTAAGGGAACCTAGTTTAAATAACAAATCAAAAAAGGAATACACCATTGCTATTCCTGAAAAAGGCTATTATAATTAA
- a CDS encoding sulfite exporter TauE/SafE family protein translates to MSLTTVLLLLLIGLLAGVLSGSVGVGGGVIMVPLTIWFLGYSQHQAQGMSLAVLAVPVTLLAAYTYHKNGHTLDWRYALVIAVAFVIGGFFGSKIAISINQQMLKKVFGVILLVVAIKMIFFSSVKGVS, encoded by the coding sequence ATGAGCTTAACTACTGTATTACTACTATTATTAATAGGATTGCTTGCTGGTGTTTTGAGTGGCAGTGTAGGAGTAGGAGGCGGTGTTATCATGGTTCCTTTAACTATTTGGTTTTTAGGATATTCACAACATCAAGCGCAAGGAATGAGCCTGGCTGTCCTCGCTGTCCCTGTTACTTTACTCGCGGCATATACCTATCATAAAAATGGGCATACGCTGGACTGGCGTTATGCTCTTGTTATTGCAGTAGCATTTGTAATAGGCGGGTTTTTTGGTTCAAAAATAGCTATTAGTATTAATCAACAAATGCTTAAAAAGGTGTTTGGAGTAATATTGTTGGTCGTTGCCATTAAAATGATCTTTTTCTCCAGCGTTAAAGGAGTTAGTTAA
- a CDS encoding DUF2911 domain-containing protein, giving the protein MKKLIIVLSLMFVATSVAAQIDAPQPSPSAKAMQTVGLTEVTLEYSRPAKRGRAIFGELVPFDKLWRTGANSNSMITFSDDVKFAGTDVKAGTYAVYTKPGKNEWIVMLYNDTSNWGNPRTWDENKVVASAKVETKKLKNEVESWTMAINEVTMEGAHLQMMWEETLVAVPFTVPTAAKTQASIDKVMAGPSADDYYSAATFYLDANKNLQQAHEWISEAVEARPEAYWMHRKKSLIEAKMGNKSAAIASAKISLTLAEEAKNMDYVKLNTDSLKEWGAKM; this is encoded by the coding sequence ATGAAAAAATTAATAATCGTTTTAAGTTTAATGTTTGTAGCTACTAGTGTTGCTGCTCAGATAGATGCGCCACAACCTAGCCCAAGCGCTAAGGCCATGCAAACCGTAGGTCTTACAGAAGTTACTCTAGAATATTCTCGTCCAGCAAAAAGAGGAAGAGCTATTTTTGGAGAGTTAGTGCCATTTGACAAACTGTGGAGAACTGGTGCAAACTCAAATTCTATGATTACATTTTCTGACGATGTAAAATTTGCTGGGACAGATGTAAAAGCAGGAACATATGCTGTTTATACAAAACCAGGAAAGAACGAATGGATCGTAATGTTATACAACGACACGAGTAACTGGGGTAATCCTAGAACTTGGGACGAAAATAAAGTAGTTGCTAGCGCTAAAGTAGAAACTAAAAAACTAAAAAACGAAGTAGAAAGCTGGACCATGGCGATCAATGAAGTGACTATGGAAGGTGCTCATTTACAAATGATGTGGGAGGAAACATTAGTAGCTGTTCCTTTTACTGTTCCTACAGCTGCCAAAACACAAGCTAGTATCGATAAAGTTATGGCAGGCCCATCAGCAGATGATTATTATAGTGCTGCTACATTTTACTTGGATGCAAATAAAAACTTACAACAAGCACATGAGTGGATATCTGAGGCTGTGGAAGCACGTCCTGAAGCCTATTGGATGCACAGAAAAAAATCTCTTATAGAGGCAAAAATGGGTAACAAGTCTGCTGCGATTGCATCGGCAAAAATCTCGTTGACTCTTGCAGAAGAAGCAAAAAATATGGATTATGTAAAATTGAATACCGACAGCCTTAAAGAATGGGGCGCAAAGATGTAA